aattatatttataaatatcaAATTATTTATCAAAATAGCTTGAATTAGCTGTAGATGACCATGGTAATATGGGTGGTCAATGACATTGTTAATATGTCAAGGGGCTATTACTCATCATATCCCACTAATTTAAGTTTCTCATTTGGTATTGCATGATTAATTTCTTACTTAGTTTACGTCTCAGTTTTATATTAGTTCTTCTAGTCCAAGAAAGAACCCCACAACGTTAAGGTTGAAGAAATTATTTAGTGTGTTTGAATACGAAATGGTACACTACGTGATATTATATAAGTACCGAAAAATATTAGTTAAATATTTTATCACTTATAATGAGACATGATGTAACACTCTATTTTTCGGCACGCTGAAatttatttttagataaatGTTGAACATCAAACACTCTTATGATTGGAATGAGGATCCTATTTGTGAGGATCTTGAAAATTCTCAAATCGTATCCGTTTATTGTACATTTGTcaaatactatttatatttaattttaaataaaaatatttaaaataatttataaccgtATAATATACGATAAACAGATACGATTTAAGAATCTCCATGATCCTCGTACaaggatccagagaggatcctcgTTACTATGATTGGGCGGTGAGGGGACCCGCGAAGCAAGCCGGAGGGGCCAGCAAAACCCCGGGACAAAGTGGTGACAAACAGCCACGTTGCATCTGACAATGAGACAATGACCCCTGGCCCAGGTACCCGGTCCCCTTAAAGCATTTTTCCACGGAAATGAATCATCGTCGGATCCAAATTCATAAGTTCACTCATCTgaattattgaaatttgattcaaatattATAAATAAGGGGTCCATTTagaagttataataattttaatcatttaattaaattttaatatgagcATAAATGATGGACTTGGTGGAAAGAATCCAGGaaggatccctttcctttttCCACCACCTTCCTCCACCTAGCTCACTCAACTCCGCCATCCGCTCTCTCATCTCATCTCAATGAAATTGCAAACTGATCTGAGAGAAAGAATAATAGCAttaaaaatgaaggaaaaataaaaccgaccatatcatttttcaatgccAAGTGGTTAATAGTTGTGTAATGGTGTGACATTAATTtatactcaatttttttttaacaaataatattaacatTAAAAGAGTGGAGAGTAAGCTAAGTGTGGGTTAAGCCTCGCAATGAACTAGCactaataatataatttaaattcgtctttgacgatAATCAAACTTCACTTATAAGCGAAGAGTAATACCATTACATCATAATACGAAGTGAATAATTGCTAAAAAGAAATGCTAAATGAGATTCTCAAAAGTGGGAACTCTCTGTCACCTGATGTTTTTTGCATAATAATCTATAATATTGGCACAAAATTAATATTGAACTATGAGATGACGAGTCAATGAGAAATATTCACTTTGAAAAATGATTGTGCTATCTACACAtacttttttacttttcacacatcctttattaatttatattgtttgatttattcattttaTCCGATCTgacgataaaaaattaaaagatatatgagaagtaaaatgataTGTGTGGAGCACGCACACTCCTTAAAAAAGTctctttatcatttattttaactaaattaggtaaaaaaaacagaaagaaactATAGTAAGCGGGACCCAGGTCAAAAACCCAACTGAAAACTAGGGTCGGGTGAGGGAATCTGTGACGCCCCTAGCCGTCACATACATGATACATCCAAACCTCTCTCTATTTCCACTCCCAGACATTCTTCACCGTCTCCAACTCGATTTCGGACTCCACGCCGATCCATcagcaaaagaaataaaatattttaattcgAAAAATCCTCGGCGTTGAATCCGATACACCAAAAGCTAACCGCTTCACAACTTTTCGTTGCAGACAGCAGAGTTCATATCGCCGTCGGATAATGGCGTCACTCCACCCCTCCGAGTTGGACTCCGCCGCCACCGACTCGGTCGCCTCGACCCCGCGCTCGGACCACCCGTCTCACGATCTCAACTCGCGTGTACGGTTCATGTGCAGCTTCGGCGGCAAGATCTTGCCTCGCCCGCACGACAATCAGCTTCGCTATGTCGGAGGCGATACCCGAATTGTCGCCGTCCAGCGCACCACCTCTTTCTCCGCCCTTCTCTCGAAGTTATCTAAACTCTCAGGCAAGTAAACTCGTTGAAACGACGGCGTATTATCGCAATTCTGTtgcttaattaattttgttaattGATGGGTTTTGATTGCGTGCGGCAGGGTTGAGTGACGTGACGGTGAAGTACCAGCTGCCGAACGAGGACCTCGACTCGTTGATCTCTGTCACcaccgacgaggacgtcgacaACATGATGGAGGAGTACGACCGCGTCGCACAGAATCTAAACTCAAAGTCGGCGCGGCTCCGCCTCTTTCTCTTCGTCAAAGGCAGCGACGATTCGATTAACTCGCGATCCTCCAGCATCAGCTCGCTCCTCGACGGCTCCGCCAAGCGCGAGCTCTGGTTCCTCGACGCTCTCAACAGCGGCGCGTCCAATTCCGCGATGCTCGAGCGGAACCGCTCCGAAGCTTCTTCGATCTTCTCCGAAGTGCCTGACTACTTATTCGGGTTGGACAATTCCGACGACACTCCCTCTCGCGGTGACGAGTTCAAACCGAAGGCCCGACCCGTATTGCATGACAACGTGTCGGTTTCGGATCCGGGTTCACCTGCCCCGCTAACTTCCTCGCCGTTCTGCTCGACGTCGTCTGTGCCAT
This genomic interval from Malus domestica chromosome 05, GDT2T_hap1 contains the following:
- the LOC103408822 gene encoding RAF-like serine/threonine-protein kinase PRAF produces the protein MASLHPSELDSAATDSVASTPRSDHPSHDLNSRVRFMCSFGGKILPRPHDNQLRYVGGDTRIVAVQRTTSFSALLSKLSKLSGLSDVTVKYQLPNEDLDSLISVTTDEDVDNMMEEYDRVAQNLNSKSARLRLFLFVKGSDDSINSRSSSISSLLDGSAKRELWFLDALNSGASNSAMLERNRSEASSIFSEVPDYLFGLDNSDDTPSRGDEFKPKARPVLHDNVSVSDPGSPAPLTSSPFCSTSSVPSVPSMPSLPPVKTRPDSNQAIENQAIETKENQSEGFSETVELPVSQATGFAGNPGVHYMPDPNYPGHMVQPVPVYYYPGQVPPTTVQVQPFPIQSQYVHQQYHQVGSQIPMGYHNPIPGMGQIYGGGLRPVAGMDPYDVSARVVSNGVSQQQQQQQVFYGVRNAAVVPPYNPGMVVQSGEEWQGPGPEMNKGRAPNATS